A single window of Leptospira wolffii serovar Khorat str. Khorat-H2 DNA harbors:
- a CDS encoding GDP-mannose 4,6-dehydratase, protein MKYLVTGADGFVGTYLTRELLENQDREILGLGVRPSDKQLAFPYKFCDLRDFDSLSATLGSFSPDIVFHLAGQAFVPRAIENPQETLMINVGGTLNLLEYFRLSGKPVQIVYISSSEVYGNLKSENLPVSENHPVGPVNPYATSKVAAEEYCLQYARSSKNIRALIARPFNHIGVGQNPNFVVPNFCRQVLESISKKSGSNPAEIQVGDLTPTRDFLHVRDVVRAYILLSEFGKSGEIYNISSGKETSISQILQWIIEAAKTEVLAKQDPERMRPMEMVRSLGDNSKLKALGWEPKVSVKDAVIEIFENIQKSESIPK, encoded by the coding sequence ATGAAATACCTGGTAACCGGAGCGGACGGATTCGTAGGGACATATTTGACGCGGGAACTTTTGGAGAATCAGGATCGGGAGATTCTTGGCTTAGGAGTTCGGCCTTCCGATAAGCAACTCGCCTTTCCGTATAAATTCTGCGATCTAAGGGATTTCGACTCTCTATCCGCCACTCTGGGTTCATTTTCTCCGGATATCGTTTTCCATCTTGCAGGGCAGGCCTTCGTTCCAAGGGCTATAGAGAATCCCCAAGAGACATTGATGATCAATGTGGGAGGAACCCTCAACTTACTGGAATACTTTCGACTTTCCGGTAAGCCTGTGCAGATCGTCTATATCTCCTCCTCCGAAGTTTACGGAAATTTGAAATCGGAAAATTTGCCCGTCTCGGAAAATCATCCGGTGGGCCCCGTAAATCCTTATGCCACATCCAAAGTTGCCGCGGAGGAATACTGCTTACAGTATGCTCGTTCTTCCAAGAATATCCGAGCCTTGATTGCAAGGCCTTTCAATCATATCGGAGTAGGCCAGAATCCGAATTTCGTAGTTCCGAATTTTTGCAGACAAGTGTTGGAAAGTATATCCAAGAAAAGCGGATCCAATCCTGCGGAAATTCAAGTGGGAGATCTGACTCCGACTCGGGACTTCCTACACGTTAGGGACGTGGTAAGAGCCTATATTCTTCTCTCCGAATTCGGAAAGAGCGGAGAGATCTATAATATATCTTCCGGTAAAGAAACCTCCATCTCTCAAATTTTGCAATGGATCATCGAGGCTGCGAAGACCGAAGTTTTAGCTAAGCAAGATCCGGAAAGAATGAGACCGATGGAGATGGTCCGTTCTCTGGGAGACAACTCCAAGCTTAAGGCTCTAGGTTGGGAGCCTAAGGTATCTGTAAAAGATGCGGTGATAGAGATCTTCGAGAATATTCAAAAATCCGAATCTATTCCTAAATGA
- a CDS encoding Spy/CpxP family protein refolding chaperone — MNLLNSFVRVALAGILLMPAYLFSEENRPSFQSNKAARALVSFRTEKAAGVLFGDLDSLRNRYTLTDPQLERIAKLNRRFKSEHERWLRLLSPKQVELELLLMDENPDLVKVRLLVHAIGRYTSEIRMNQIAHRLAIERVLTSEQRKKGKERETVTLPEEHREAPGFPLNLFVPERIILPLPGILR; from the coding sequence ATGAATCTCCTGAATTCATTCGTCAGAGTTGCTCTGGCCGGTATCTTATTGATGCCGGCGTATCTTTTCTCCGAAGAGAACCGACCTAGTTTCCAGTCCAATAAAGCAGCCAGGGCCCTAGTTTCTTTCCGTACCGAAAAGGCGGCAGGAGTCCTGTTTGGAGACCTGGATTCTCTCCGTAATCGTTATACTCTAACAGATCCGCAACTTGAACGCATCGCTAAGCTGAATCGTAGATTCAAGAGTGAGCATGAAAGATGGCTCCGCCTTTTATCTCCGAAACAAGTGGAACTCGAACTTTTACTAATGGACGAAAATCCAGATCTGGTAAAAGTCAGGCTGCTTGTTCATGCGATTGGAAGGTATACATCCGAAATCCGGATGAACCAAATCGCGCACCGGCTAGCGATCGAAAGGGTCTTAACTTCAGAGCAGAGAAAAAAGGGGAAGGAAAGGGAAACCGTCACCCTACCCGAGGAGCATAGGGAAGCTCCCGGGTTCCCCTTGAACTTGTTCGTTCCCGAAAGAATTATTCTGCCCCTACCGGGCATTCTCCGATAA
- a CDS encoding glycosyltransferase: protein MKAYIHISEFRDRDGIGNDIKGLREALNSSGIESKIVCQRDLSDGSIPTIKSENLLREENPDSSSVHLLEYGGSGYPVDDFLNFPGRKFVRYQNITPPKFFKSFVSSEVFRSFELDYKKSVLELHKMKRSVETFLPSSKYSASNLEDLNITNSKVMPIVRKYGWNPRNSFRKNGYTLGYVGRIVPSKKIEDLLVLIYFLKKIQPKYRILIVGNVPGIFEEYFSFLRKMSRELDIGSHIQFRLGATDSEMPRFWEEMDAYVSMSEHEGFGIPLVEALSRDLPVFAYACTAVPETLREAGYLFRKKDPENLRKLAEWIHLILEAENTDHPLDGNYASEKRRKVCVDYDSMPFGRFLKQIFTYKEAASA, encoded by the coding sequence ATGAAGGCTTATATTCATATATCCGAATTCCGAGACCGGGACGGAATCGGAAACGATATTAAGGGATTGCGCGAGGCCCTAAACTCTTCCGGAATCGAATCCAAAATCGTCTGCCAAAGGGATTTAAGCGACGGTTCCATTCCTACGATCAAATCCGAAAACCTTCTCAGAGAGGAAAATCCGGATTCTTCCTCCGTTCATCTATTGGAATACGGAGGCTCGGGATATCCCGTCGACGACTTCCTGAATTTTCCGGGGAGAAAATTCGTTCGTTACCAGAATATCACTCCTCCCAAGTTCTTCAAATCCTTCGTATCTTCCGAGGTATTCAGATCCTTCGAATTGGATTATAAAAAATCCGTTTTAGAATTACATAAAATGAAAAGGTCCGTGGAGACTTTTCTTCCCAGCTCCAAGTATAGCGCCTCTAACTTGGAGGACCTAAACATTACGAATTCCAAGGTAATGCCCATCGTCAGAAAATATGGTTGGAACCCTAGAAATTCTTTTAGAAAAAACGGATACACTCTGGGTTATGTGGGCCGCATCGTTCCTAGTAAGAAAATCGAAGATTTACTCGTATTGATTTATTTTCTGAAAAAGATCCAACCCAAGTATAGAATCCTGATCGTGGGGAACGTTCCCGGTATTTTCGAAGAGTACTTCTCCTTTTTAAGAAAAATGTCCAGAGAATTGGATATCGGATCTCATATACAATTCCGTTTGGGAGCGACTGATTCGGAGATGCCCCGTTTTTGGGAAGAAATGGACGCATATGTAAGTATGAGCGAACACGAAGGTTTCGGCATTCCTTTGGTAGAGGCCTTAAGCCGGGACCTGCCCGTTTTCGCGTACGCTTGCACAGCGGTTCCGGAGACTTTAAGGGAAGCCGGTTACTTGTTCCGAAAAAAGGATCCGGAGAATCTGAGAAAATTAGCGGAGTGGATCCATCTCATTTTAGAAGCGGAGAATACGGACCATCCTCTGGACGGAAATTACGCCTCCGAAAAAAGAAGAAAAGTATGCGTAGATTACGACTCCATGCCTTTCGGCCGTTTTCTAAAGCAGATCTTTAC
- a CDS encoding LIC_10202 family protein produces the protein MEERSSDIIEIKDSSVNVRELMMEIESRLSRRPVSKEELERLSRWKFSPQSPEGYREFDAAETAHLFEKGISAPKFTNPKFRYIRGPIRWLLVKFIEFYAFLDKKLSENRTRAFYSVLNELILLRGDHEKLKRKFEKFYSEFVELNFSLRNRFEPDFIWSSEFLYEEELSEESESLLFSRLSPGESVLVLNPEWGKFLKQLLKAQIEFKSVTWNPSQYSYIREKITGSVQLLSFDELLPNPPLPSKILSPSNLCLLPNWTLEKLFRNLAVKTSPGTEFFFRYSNYSNRFSSPFQPALLTQINDSSFREFLHKLGFKNIVDTKAEDGFVILSFRK, from the coding sequence ATGGAAGAAAGATCTTCAGACATTATAGAAATTAAAGACAGTTCCGTCAACGTTCGGGAGCTGATGATGGAGATAGAATCTAGGCTCTCTCGAAGACCCGTCTCCAAGGAAGAATTGGAACGACTCAGTCGTTGGAAATTCTCCCCCCAGTCTCCGGAGGGATATCGGGAATTCGATGCCGCGGAGACCGCACATCTATTCGAAAAAGGGATCTCCGCACCTAAATTCACGAATCCCAAATTCAGGTATATAAGAGGACCGATAAGATGGCTCCTCGTCAAGTTCATAGAATTTTACGCATTCTTAGATAAGAAACTCTCCGAGAATCGAACCCGCGCTTTTTATAGCGTGCTAAACGAACTCATTCTACTTAGAGGGGATCACGAAAAGTTAAAACGGAAATTCGAAAAGTTCTATAGCGAATTCGTGGAGTTGAATTTTTCCCTGAGAAATCGATTCGAACCCGATTTCATCTGGTCCAGCGAATTCCTTTATGAAGAGGAGCTTTCCGAAGAAAGCGAATCTCTTTTATTCTCCCGTCTTTCTCCGGGAGAATCCGTACTCGTTCTGAATCCCGAGTGGGGAAAATTCCTGAAGCAACTTCTTAAGGCTCAGATCGAATTCAAATCGGTGACTTGGAATCCGAGCCAATACTCTTATATTCGCGAGAAAATCACCGGTTCCGTACAATTGCTTTCCTTCGACGAATTGCTTCCTAATCCTCCGCTTCCCTCTAAGATTCTTTCTCCGTCCAACTTATGCCTTTTACCTAATTGGACTCTCGAAAAATTATTTCGAAATCTTGCGGTCAAGACTTCTCCTGGAACCGAATTCTTCTTTCGGTATTCCAATTATTCGAACCGATTCTCTTCTCCTTTCCAACCGGCGCTGCTGACTCAAATCAACGATTCCTCCTTTAGGGAATTTCTACATAAATTAGGTTTTAAGAATATAGTAGATACGAAAGCGGAAGACGGTTTCGTAATATTAAGTTTTCGGAAATGA
- a CDS encoding vancomycin high temperature exclusion protein, producing MKTGTPTERQETEPRKPWKARIRLILLFAISLCIGIPASIDLSIEWEYENRTPHAGNYRSLKPATVAIVPGASVYKGIPSPVLQDRLDCAIELYRQGKVRKILLSGDNGTSYYNEVKPMLVYVLERKVYEKDVFVDHAGFRTLDTLVRAKEIFQVKDAIFVSQKFHQPRAAFIAKKIGLEFQSYESDRRLYVSGPFSRFREFFARTLAWVDMNLTNTAPKFLGKPFPIEGSGVKTWKGSVI from the coding sequence ATGAAGACAGGAACCCCGACCGAAAGACAGGAAACGGAGCCTCGCAAACCGTGGAAGGCCAGAATCCGTCTCATTCTACTCTTTGCGATCAGTCTTTGCATAGGCATTCCTGCCTCGATAGACCTTTCCATCGAATGGGAATATGAAAATCGAACCCCTCACGCTGGAAATTATCGCTCCTTAAAACCGGCCACGGTGGCGATCGTTCCCGGCGCCTCCGTATACAAAGGAATTCCTTCTCCCGTTTTGCAAGACAGATTGGATTGCGCGATCGAACTGTACCGACAAGGAAAAGTGAGAAAGATACTACTCTCCGGAGACAACGGGACTAGCTATTACAACGAAGTGAAGCCCATGCTCGTTTACGTTCTGGAAAGAAAGGTATACGAAAAGGACGTGTTCGTGGATCACGCAGGATTTCGAACTTTGGATACTCTAGTACGTGCCAAAGAGATTTTCCAAGTTAAAGACGCGATTTTCGTAAGCCAAAAATTCCACCAACCCAGAGCCGCCTTTATCGCAAAGAAGATCGGTTTGGAATTTCAATCCTACGAATCGGATCGGAGACTTTATGTGAGCGGTCCTTTCAGTAGATTCAGGGAATTTTTCGCCAGAACTCTGGCCTGGGTAGATATGAATCTAACCAATACTGCCCCCAAATTTTTAGGAAAGCCGTTTCCCATAGAAGGAAGCGGAGTTAAGACGTGGAAGGGTTCCGTCATTTAG